A genomic window from Pelagicoccus albus includes:
- a CDS encoding RNA-binding S4 domain-containing protein, which yields MESKDLDKVRIDRWLWAVRVFKTRGEAAEACKGGKVEIGGENVKPSRSVQVGETIEVNKDGVLREFKVTGLLLKRVGAKVAVNFVEDLTPPERLEIRRETLAQAILKRESGAGRPTKRERRDIDRLFGD from the coding sequence TTGGAATCGAAGGATCTAGATAAGGTGCGCATCGACCGTTGGCTTTGGGCCGTCCGTGTGTTCAAAACCCGCGGGGAGGCGGCCGAGGCTTGCAAGGGGGGCAAAGTCGAAATTGGCGGCGAAAACGTGAAGCCATCGCGCTCGGTGCAGGTTGGTGAGACGATAGAGGTCAACAAGGACGGTGTGCTGCGTGAGTTCAAAGTGACTGGACTTTTGCTGAAGCGAGTAGGGGCCAAGGTGGCGGTGAATTTTGTGGAGGACCTGACTCCACCTGAGCGTTTGGAGATTCGGAGGGAAACCTTGGCCCAAGCGATCTTGAAACGAGAATCGGGGGCGGGAAGGCCAACAAAGCGTGAGCGTCGAGACATAGATCGCCTTTTTGGGGATTGA